In Tripterygium wilfordii isolate XIE 37 chromosome 17, ASM1340144v1, whole genome shotgun sequence, the genomic window ACCAAATATAGAATGTTCAGCTTCTTTAATTTTCCAATAGATGCTTGTATGGGCCCAGAAAATTTATTCGAGTCTAGATGTATCGAGACTAATGAGGAAGCACGCGAGATTGCATCAGGTAATTCACCAGAAAACTTATTGTTAGCCAAAAGCAATTGTGAAAGAGAGCTTGCATAACCAATGTCAGGTGACACCGGACCCTCGAATTGATTCATTGTGAGGTCAAGTATAGATAGATTTGGCAAACTCCATAACCCAGCAGGAATAACACCAGTAAGTGAATTGTTATTTATGCGGAGACGAACAAGAGACTTACAGTTTGCATAACTTTCCGGGATTTGGCCAGTGAACTTGTTCTGCAAAAGCAGAAGATCAGTCATTTTGTCGTTCTTGCACATGTCAGCTGGTATAGTTCCTGTCAAGAAATTCTCCGACACGTCGATGTAATTGAAATCTGCCCACGAGCCTATATTTTGAGGGAGTGAGCCGGTGAGCATGTTTGTGTAAACTGAGAACTCCACAAGGTTCTTGAACTCACCAAACTCTTGAGGAATCTCTCCAGTAAACTCGTTCTCAAAGAGGTGTAATGAAGCGAGTTGTTTCAGGAATCTCAACTCTGAGAGATCACCTTCAAGACTGTTATTGGAGATATCGAAATTCACCAGACTTGTTAGATTTCCAAACCCGTATGGAAGTTTTCCGGTTAAGGAATTGTCATAAAGCTCAAGTTGCCTAAGCCCGTTGAGTCTTGTAATTCCTACAGGGATTTCTCCGAAGATTTGATTATCGGATAGTTCAAAATTCTCCAACAAAGTTAAATTTCCAATACCCTCTGGAATCTTGCCTTTGATGCTGCAGTTTGAGAGATAAAGCCAATATAGTTTCTCAAGCTTTAAGACCTCCATAGGAAATGGACTTTCATCGAACGGGTTGTCTCCAAGACTTAAGAAAGACAAACTCGTAAGATTTTCCAGTGACTTCCATGGAAATATCCCTGAAAATCCACTGTTGTTCAAATTCAAGAACTCCAACTTGCTTAAACTGGACAATTCAGGTACGCTTCCATTGAATGAATTAAAACCCAAATCAAGATGTTTCAAGCTTGTACAATTCCTCAAGTACTCTGTTATGCTCCCCTGCAAAAGATTTAAACCCAGAGAGACTCTCTCCAGTGATTTAAGCCCACAAAGAGAATCAAACACAAGAGTCCCCTCCAGACTTTTCTGGGTAAGATTGATTTCTCTAACCAGTCCATCGGAGTTGCAAGAAATGCCAGCGAAGTTACACACAGAGTTCCCTTCTATCCATGAAGCAAACACATTGGTTTTTGAAGCTTTAAGCGAGGACTTGAAGTTGAGAAGCAGCTGCAGCTCATCGGATTTGGATGGGGAGACTAGGAAGACAGCGAAGAGAAGGAAACAGGGTAATGGAGCAATCACCCTTTGCCGGAATTGCCGGACCGACATGTTTGCCGATCAAGGATTGCGTGCGTAACTTTGATTAATGTAAAAGTATTAATACGGAAATGTGTGCAGTTTCCACACGACTGTGGACTCGAGTTTTTTTACTCTGCTTCACATTCACCAGGAAACTTACGTAAAATTCCATGCCCATGGAAAGAACAAGAAAAGTGATTAGAGTTGTTGTGTGTGTATGCAAATATTAGTCAATTGAGTAGAACTCATGGAAGAGAATCCATGCATTTGAGCCGACGAAGATGACCAGAGTCAGTGTTGACTACCATGTCCATGAAAATTTAAAAGGTGTAGTGTCAtctattaagaaaaaaaaacttctttgaAATTTTTCCACGTATGGTTTTGTTTTATAAGGCAACATATTGAATTTTCTTCTTTGAATTTCGTCCTCATCATTTaagaaaaatagaaacaaaGGCTTGAATTTTTCATAGTCATCAAAATTGGCTTTCCAATCATAAGAAATCTCGCTAATTAATTTAACCATGGGACCCGTGACAAATCCGGAAATTGGGATCATTAGAGGCACAAAAAGTGATGCGAAGTACTGGAGCAGTGCTCCcggaaattttttaaaaaaattggattTGTTATGTCATGGATTCATGATTTGCAAATATATACCGCAAAAACATGAACTtattaataatacttcaaattaataacataaaaatataaattttgctAGTTCTTTATGTCGTTGGTTTATCATTCATGAGTATAGAttgcaaatacaaaaaaattaagCTCTTTATGTCATGGGTTCACGATTCACAAATAGACTACAAACACAAATATCTTTTGGAGATTCTTTATGTTATGGGTTTATGATTCATGAATATAAACTCTAAATACAAAAACACAACAAGATGAATATAAACTCTAAATACAAAAAACACAACAAGAGAGTATAAGTTGTGCACTGCCTCTGCAAGCACATCTTCCACTCTctttctgcttttttttttggttagtgAGTCTCCACATCAATCCATGCTCAGGTTAATGTAAATTTTGTTGTGCCCCCATTGACCCATAAGTGCGTATGTCTTTGTTTATCTCGTTATGTTTATCCATGATGGTGGAGAAGAGGAGTTCCCATGGAGAGGGTATCACTAACGATGACCACACTCAGATGGTGTCGTTTCATAAGCTCTTCGCATTTGCAGATGCAACTGATATCTTGCTTATGATTATTGGCACAATTGGTGCTATTGGGAATGACATGTGTATGCCTCTCTTAATGATATTGTTTGAAAGTATGGTGAAATCTTTTAGTGCTAACCAGAACAATAATGATATTGTCAAAGCGATTTCAAAGGCAaatgtggcaaaaaaaaaaaaaaattagagattaGTTTTAGATTTAACTACCAAGAAAGTTCAAGTGTTGTCTAATGGCATCATTTGCTCATCTTACCCTAAATCACCACAAATTCCTTGATTGACTAAATACTCATcttttagggcaaatgcaatggtttcttatttgctgggccaacaaaaatgttggcccggtcccacctctattacacaaaaagtcaagttaaacacgtattttaatacaatcacatcagcaaaacacatcttccaaaacaaccacatcaacaaaacacaaatttttatacaatttctctttccacccaatatggaggccaacaacattccattcctccatattatgtacaacaaaactacaccaaaacatcaaatatcaatacttccacatcagcaaaacacttatctcaatacagccacataagcaaaacacattttacaatacagtcatatcaacaaaagacaacatctttgttggcccaataacactttacgATTGCATTTACTCTTTACACATGCCTTTCTATTTGTCAGAGGTGACTTGTTGGATAGTCACCGGGAGAGACTGGTGGTGTGCATAAAGAGATTGTAATTGCAAAGCATTTTAAGACAATATATTGCTTTATTTGATTTGGAAAGTAATACTAGAGAGGTTAGCGGGGGAATGTTCAGTGACACTATTGATGccatagggaaaaaaaagtaaaaatactctctcttcttcttacTGTTGCAATTGGAATCCCatggttttgttttttcttctccaaGTCAAAAAATGCATACAGCTTTTGGCAACATTCGTTGGAGGATTTGCAATCAGCGACGGGCTCAATCATTGGGGGCACAAAATGGTGTGCgatacaaaaatatattaaataattcaaagcaataattcaaaattacaaaaaaagtttGAGGTTATTTATGTTTTGGGTTCACGATCCACGACTATAGATtgcaaacacaaaaacacattaataatacttcaaatcaataacacaaaaaaaaaaatcatattgtaACAACTAAACTCATAACCACGATACATACTACCATATCTTCATAATCCCACTTTTTCTACGTAATTATACAAGTTTACGACTCCCTTTTTGAAGTGCCTGGTGTGGGTACTCTGCCCATCAAGCATTTCCTTAAAGACAATTGGGGATTTGAGTATGATTTCCTCCCCATAGTTGCTATTGTTGACGCAGACTTTATGTTACCATTCTTTCTCATCTTTGCCTAAGATGAGGAAAGGCTCTCTGCCACCACTTGAAAGTCAACGTACACCCTTCTCA contains:
- the LOC119982381 gene encoding receptor-like protein kinase 7 gives rise to the protein MSVRQFRQRVIAPLPCFLLFAVFLVSPSKSDELQLLLNFKSSLKASKTNVFASWIEGNSVCNFAGISCNSDGLVREINLTQKSLEGTLVFDSLCGLKSLERVSLGLNLLQGSITEYLRNCTSLKHLDLGFNSFNGSVPELSSLSKLEFLNLNNSGFSGIFPWKSLENLTSLSFLSLGDNPFDESPFPMEVLKLEKLYWLYLSNCSIKGKIPEGIGNLTLLENFELSDNQIFGEIPVGITRLNGLRQLELYDNSLTGKLPYGFGNLTSLVNFDISNNSLEGDLSELRFLKQLASLHLFENEFTGEIPQEFGEFKNLVEFSVYTNMLTGSLPQNIGSWADFNYIDVSENFLTGTIPADMCKNDKMTDLLLLQNKFTGQIPESYANCKSLVRLRINNNSLTGVIPAGLWSLPNLSILDLTMNQFEGPVSPDIGYASSLSQLLLANNKFSGELPDAISRASSLVSIHLDSNKFSGPIQASIGKLKKLNILYLVDNMFSGSLPESLGSCVSLADINLAGNSFSGEIPASLGLLPTLNSLNLSYNKLSGEIPTALSSLKLSLLDLSYNQLVGQVPDSLSLGSFDGNSGLCSQTLKGFRSCASKSGKSNQLRTFMFCFISGTLLVLILMGFLLFLKLRKKNLSRPLKTCSWKMRSFRVLSFSERDITDAIKSENLIGKGGSGNVYKVELGNGKQLAVKHIWMPGSNDQRAYQSSSAMLSQRNLRSPEFDAEVATLSSIRHVNVVKLYCSITSEDSNLLVYEYLPNGSLWDRLHTCQKIDMGWEMRYSIAVEAARGLEYLHHGCDRPVIHRDVKSSNILLDHNWKPRIADFGLAKIVPAGAADWTPVIAGTRGYIAPEYAYTCKVTEKSDVYSFGVVLMELVTGKRPNEPEFGENKDIVSWVCNKVWDKESMLDVVDSGISEAMKEEALNVLRIAVHCTSKIPALRPSMRMVFQMLEEADPCKHTGIVVDKECGN